One Simonsiella muelleri ATCC 29453 DNA window includes the following coding sequences:
- the holB gene encoding DNA polymerase III subunit delta': MIYPWHSNTWQQLTTHWHHQPNAWLLLGKSNTGKSAFALHLAQSLLCESPQPHHDPCGTCPSCHLFNQGTHPDFYSLTPEQPEEGTTSRKLLNIKIDAVRAILEPLMQSSVRGGRRVVLINPAESLNTQAANALLKILEEPPEAVIFLLVAHNRDRVLPTIKSRCRQLLLPAPDFQAALIFAKKQQIENAENLLAFHSHAPLFPHTPEQDELREKLIDLLAQPRLLAILDYAAEFDKTKLPLATLLDWMNKWLIDLALAQQNMNVMYYPHHKDSLKNLATQTNPATLFHFQAALNALAPYGHHSLNVKMQTESLLCEYLTFTQNKSSN, translated from the coding sequence ATGATTTATCCATGGCATTCAAATACTTGGCAACAACTCACAACGCATTGGCATCATCAACCTAATGCGTGGTTGTTATTGGGTAAAAGCAATACTGGCAAATCCGCTTTCGCGCTGCATTTGGCGCAATCCCTACTCTGCGAATCCCCACAACCTCATCACGACCCCTGTGGCACGTGTCCGTCTTGCCATTTGTTCAATCAAGGCACACATCCCGATTTTTATTCACTCACACCCGAGCAACCCGAAGAAGGCACAACTTCACGTAAATTATTGAATATTAAAATTGATGCGGTTCGTGCGATTTTAGAGCCGTTGATGCAGTCATCGGTACGCGGTGGACGGCGCGTGGTGCTGATTAACCCAGCAGAAAGTCTCAATACCCAAGCTGCCAACGCCCTACTCAAAATCTTGGAAGAACCACCCGAAGCCGTGATTTTCCTACTGGTTGCCCACAACCGAGACCGCGTTTTACCCACCATCAAAAGCCGTTGCCGACAATTATTATTGCCCGCGCCCGATTTTCAGGCAGCCTTAATATTTGCAAAAAAACAACAAATTGAAAATGCAGAAAATTTATTGGCATTTCACAGCCACGCGCCGCTTTTCCCCCATACACCCGAACAAGATGAATTGCGCGAAAAACTCATTGACCTGCTGGCACAACCACGATTATTGGCAATTTTGGATTACGCGGCTGAATTTGATAAAACCAAATTACCACTTGCCACGTTATTGGATTGGATGAATAAGTGGTTGATTGATTTAGCATTGGCACAACAAAACATGAACGTGATGTATTATCCCCACCATAAAGACAGCCTGAAAAATCTTGCCACCCAAACCAATCCTGCGACACTTTTTCATTTTCAGGCAGCCTTAAACGCACTAGCCCCTTACGGACACCATAGCTTAAATGTTAAAATGCAAACCGAATCGCTGTTATGTGAATATTTAACATTTACGCAAAATAAATCATCAAATTAA
- a CDS encoding CinA family protein, protein MTRLEYIAQELTARKKTITTAESCTGGLLAAELTSIAGSSAYFQRGFITYSNQSKTQMLSVNANTIRHYGAVSEETAREMALGALIATRNDYAISITGVAGPDGGTEKNPVGTVWFGFATKQRIWAKMHRFEGDRSQIRQQAVQYALAILEHYLKTNQ, encoded by the coding sequence ATGACCCGACTAGAATACATCGCCCAAGAATTAACCGCTCGCAAAAAAACCATCACCACCGCCGAATCTTGTACAGGCGGTTTGCTGGCAGCAGAGTTAACATCCATCGCTGGCAGCTCCGCGTATTTTCAACGCGGCTTCATTACCTATTCCAATCAATCCAAAACCCAAATGCTCAGCGTAAACGCCAACACCATCCGCCATTACGGCGCAGTTAGCGAAGAAACCGCTCGTGAAATGGCTTTGGGCGCATTAATCGCGACGCGCAACGATTACGCCATCAGCATTACAGGCGTGGCAGGCCCTGACGGCGGCACAGAAAAAAATCCTGTCGGAACAGTATGGTTCGGTTTTGCCACCAAACAACGCATCTGGGCAAAAATGCACCGTTTTGAAGGCGACCGCAGCCAAATCCGCCAACAAGCCGTTCAATATGCTTTGGCGATTTTGGAGCATTATTTGAAAACCAATCAATAA
- a CDS encoding class I SAM-dependent methyltransferase translates to MTVHCTPFSAELLAYLRQISATEHPILAQIRADTATHRLGKMAIAPEQAALLAWIAQLIDAKKYLEIGTFTGYSSTAMALALPDDAQLTCCDINVTFTNWARDYWQRVGVAHKITLHLQPAIITMDELLANGAAETYDLAFIDADKPTTPHYFERCLKLVRSGGVIAIDNMLLGGRVMHEPHDTSPPSHRILREFNANLPHDNRVVPLTLPLGDGLTLLRKK, encoded by the coding sequence ATGACCGTTCACTGTACGCCGTTTTCTGCCGAATTATTGGCTTATTTGCGTCAAATCAGCGCGACCGAACATCCTATTTTGGCACAAATTCGTGCCGACACCGCCACTCACCGTTTGGGTAAGATGGCGATTGCGCCCGAACAAGCTGCTTTGTTGGCTTGGATAGCGCAACTGATTGACGCAAAAAAATATTTGGAAATTGGCACATTCACAGGGTACAGCAGCACCGCAATGGCGTTGGCGTTGCCCGATGATGCACAATTGACTTGTTGCGATATTAATGTAACCTTTACCAATTGGGCGCGTGATTACTGGCAACGCGTGGGTGTGGCACACAAAATCACACTGCATTTGCAACCTGCCATCATCACAATGGACGAATTGCTCGCCAATGGTGCAGCCGAAACCTATGATTTGGCGTTTATTGATGCCGATAAACCCACTACACCGCATTATTTTGAACGCTGCCTGAAATTGGTGCGCTCGGGTGGCGTGATTGCAATTGATAATATGCTATTGGGTGGGCGCGTCATGCACGAACCGCATGACACCAGCCCCCCCAGTCATCGTATTTTGCGCGAATTTAACGCGAATTTGCCACACGATAATCGGGTTGTGCCACTCACTTTACCTTTGGGCGATGGCTTGACATTGTTACGCAAAAAATAA
- a CDS encoding DUF3460 family protein, with translation MYSDYQSDTTQFLNQYLEQHPEEAKQRLINRGLLWDVTLNPEEQEDFSAAKLPKKPYTYQPD, from the coding sequence ATGTACAGCGATTACCAATCCGATACCACCCAATTTCTCAATCAATACTTAGAACAACACCCCGAAGAAGCCAAACAACGCTTAATCAATCGCGGTTTGTTGTGGGACGTAACCTTGAATCCCGAAGAACAAGAAGATTTCTCTGCCGCCAAATTACCCAAAAAACCCTATACTTATCAACCCGATTAA
- the pth gene encoding aminoacyl-tRNA hydrolase, with translation MSIKLIVGLGNIGTEYEYTRHNAGFWLIDELAKQWNVSLREEKKFFGDVARARYHGEDIWLLKPNTYMNLSGKAVGALAQFYKIQSNEILVVHDELDIGCGKIRFKLGGGNGGHNGLKDIQAKLGTPDFYRLRLGIGHPGDRNLVVSYVLNKPSAAERDLINQSIDKSLNALPNILDGKLDDAVRFLHSA, from the coding sequence ATGAGTATCAAATTAATTGTCGGTTTAGGCAACATCGGCACCGAATACGAATACACTCGCCACAACGCAGGCTTTTGGCTGATAGACGAGTTAGCCAAGCAATGGAACGTATCGTTACGCGAAGAAAAAAAATTTTTTGGTGATGTGGCGCGCGCTCGTTATCACGGCGAAGATATTTGGCTATTAAAACCCAATACTTACATGAATTTATCAGGCAAAGCAGTTGGCGCATTGGCTCAATTTTACAAAATCCAATCCAATGAAATTTTAGTCGTACATGATGAATTAGACATCGGTTGCGGCAAAATTCGCTTCAAACTCGGTGGTGGCAACGGTGGGCATAACGGCTTAAAAGATATTCAAGCCAAATTGGGTACACCCGATTTTTACCGTTTGCGTTTGGGCATCGGACACCCTGGCGACCGCAATTTGGTCGTCAGCTATGTGTTGAACAAACCCAGCGCAGCAGAACGCGATTTAATCAATCAAAGTATTGATAAATCATTGAATGCACTGCCTAATATTTTAGATGGCAAACTAGATGACGCGGTGCGTTTTTTGCATTCCGCATAA
- a CDS encoding RnfH family protein, protein MPSIELAYGLAERQILYRFDVKDGTTARQAVLQSPILQDFPDANIHAPIGIFGKIVKDDTVLHEHDRVELYRPLLADPKDARRKRAQQKG, encoded by the coding sequence ATGCCTAGTATTGAATTGGCTTACGGTTTGGCAGAACGACAAATTTTGTATCGTTTTGATGTTAAAGATGGCACAACCGCCCGACAAGCCGTATTACAAAGCCCTATTTTACAAGATTTTCCTGATGCCAATATCCACGCGCCTATCGGCATTTTCGGCAAAATCGTCAAAGATGATACCGTGTTACACGAACATGACCGCGTAGAATTGTATCGCCCCCTACTCGCCGACCCCAAAGACGCACGGCGCAAACGCGCTCAACAAAAAGGTTAA
- a CDS encoding type II toxin-antitoxin system RatA family toxin has translation MAQTVIKKSVLVLHSAEKMFQLVDTVEDYPQFLPWYGKTEVISRENNELKARLYIDYMGINQSFATHNINQPPHQIRMNLLEGPFKSLHGTWTFTPLGDDCQIQFELHYELMGLLSRIISPVFSVVTSKLVDAFIQEANRRYA, from the coding sequence ATGGCTCAAACCGTTATTAAGAAATCTGTCTTGGTGCTGCACAGCGCGGAAAAAATGTTCCAACTGGTTGATACTGTGGAAGATTATCCCCAATTTCTACCATGGTATGGTAAAACCGAAGTAATTAGTCGCGAAAATAATGAATTAAAAGCACGTTTATACATTGATTATATGGGAATTAATCAATCTTTCGCCACCCACAACATCAATCAACCACCGCATCAAATCCGCATGAATTTACTAGAAGGCCCATTCAAATCATTGCACGGCACTTGGACATTCACGCCATTGGGTGATGATTGCCAAATTCAATTTGAATTACATTATGAATTAATGGGTTTACTCAGTCGTATCATTAGCCCCGTATTCAGCGTGGTTACAAGTAAATTGGTGGACGCATTCATTCAGGAAGCAAACAGACGCTATGCCTAG
- the folE2 gene encoding GTP cyclohydrolase FolE2 produces MNIPDIQSTRDLRNLPINQVGIKDLRFPISVQSQSGIQNTIARMTMTVFLPAHQKGTHMSRFVALMEEQTATLNYTQLQHLTHEMLTRLQSDSGKISISFPFFRQKTAPVSGIKSLMDYDVTLCSEMKNGEYSHILKVMIPVTSLCPCSKEISQYGAHNQRSHVTLSLRCTQEVQIEEVIDLVENNASCQLYGLLKRPDEKYVTEKAYENPKFVEDMVRDMALALKNDSRIQSFEIESENFESIHNHSAYAYLAYP; encoded by the coding sequence ATGAATATTCCAGACATACAAAGTACACGCGATTTACGCAATTTGCCAATTAATCAAGTGGGTATCAAAGATTTACGTTTTCCAATCAGCGTGCAATCACAAAGCGGCATTCAAAACACCATCGCACGCATGACCATGACCGTTTTTTTGCCAGCCCATCAAAAAGGCACGCATATGTCGCGTTTTGTGGCACTCATGGAAGAACAAACCGCCACACTCAATTACACACAATTACAACATTTAACGCATGAAATGTTAACGCGACTGCAATCTGATTCTGGCAAAATCAGCATCTCTTTTCCCTTTTTCCGCCAAAAAACCGCACCTGTTTCGGGCATTAAATCGTTGATGGATTATGATGTAACCTTATGTTCAGAAATGAAAAATGGTGAATACAGCCACATTTTGAAAGTGATGATTCCCGTAACCAGTTTGTGTCCGTGTTCCAAAGAAATTTCACAATACGGCGCACATAATCAACGTTCACACGTTACATTGTCGCTGCGTTGCACCCAAGAAGTTCAAATTGAAGAAGTGATTGACTTGGTTGAAAATAATGCATCTTGCCAATTATACGGCCTACTCAAACGCCCCGATGAAAAATACGTTACAGAAAAAGCCTACGAAAATCCCAAATTCGTAGAAGACATGGTACGTGATATGGCTTTGGCACTAAAAAATGATTCACGAATTCAATCATTTGAAATTGAAAGTGAAAATTTTGAGTCCATTCACAATCATTCAGCGTATGCATATTTGGCTTACCCCTAA
- a CDS encoding inositol monophosphatase family protein, producing MSTLNPALNTVFKAARKAGDFMIRASANLSNIKIDNKAFNDFVSDVDRQAEAILVNAIQEAYPHHKIICEESGTIGNEHAEFEWIIDPLDGTTNYLHGHPQYAISMALLEKGVLKEALVYAPERNDLYTASRGQGALLNDRRIRVSNRFDLPNCLIGTGFPVVNQSMMETYWAILREFLEKTAGARREGAAALDLCALAAGRFDGFFEFNLKPWDIAAGALIVQEAGGIVTDFNGEQDWLRTGNIVAANPKMLAQMLKIIGKHI from the coding sequence ATGAGTACACTCAATCCTGCCCTAAACACCGTATTCAAAGCCGCCCGAAAAGCAGGCGATTTCATGATTCGCGCATCTGCCAATTTATCAAACATCAAAATTGACAATAAAGCTTTCAACGATTTCGTCTCTGACGTGGACCGACAAGCCGAAGCCATTTTAGTCAATGCCATTCAAGAAGCCTATCCACATCACAAAATCATCTGCGAAGAAAGCGGCACAATCGGTAATGAACACGCTGAATTTGAATGGATTATTGACCCATTAGATGGCACAACCAATTATTTACATGGACACCCACAATATGCCATCAGCATGGCATTACTGGAAAAAGGCGTTTTAAAAGAAGCACTTGTTTACGCACCCGAACGCAACGATTTATACACCGCATCACGCGGGCAAGGCGCATTGCTGAACGACCGCCGCATCCGCGTATCCAATCGTTTTGATTTGCCTAATTGTTTGATTGGAACGGGTTTTCCTGTGGTCAATCAATCCATGATGGAGACTTATTGGGCAATTTTGCGCGAGTTCTTAGAAAAAACCGCAGGCGCAAGACGCGAAGGCGCGGCAGCGTTGGATTTGTGTGCGTTGGCGGCTGGACGATTTGACGGCTTTTTTGAATTCAATCTGAAACCTTGGGACATCGCCGCTGGGGCATTGATTGTACAAGAAGCTGGTGGCATCGTAACCGATTTTAACGGCGAACAAGACTGGCTGCGTACAGGTAATATCGTTGCGGCTAATCCCAAAATGTTGGCGCAAATGCTGAAAATCATCGGCAAACATATTTAA
- a CDS encoding PilT/PilU family type 4a pilus ATPase encodes MSKVHIPPVNEEMKKFIHNLLTHMFKNKGSDLFITAGYPPAMKLDGKLTKITDKPLTAEHTEQIARSIMDDKQAEEFFGTNECNFAISLAGVSRFRVNAMVQRGAAALVCRVITSDIPKFDNMNLPPILKQVVMEKRGLVIFVGGTGSGKSTSLAAMIDYRNANSYGHIITIEDPIEFVHPHQNCIITQREVGVDTADWFAALKNTLRQAPDVILIGEIRDRETMDYALAFAETGHLCMATLHANNSNQALDRIINFFPEERRSQLLNDLSLNLKGFISQRLIPKAEGKGRVAAVEVLLNSPLISELILRGDIHAVKEIMAKSRDIGMQTFDQSLFDLYEENLITYEEALKNADSVNDLRLQIQLNSKKNKTAGSDGVLDNLFLTDYEEPEDGTKKK; translated from the coding sequence ATGTCAAAAGTACACATCCCACCCGTAAATGAGGAAATGAAAAAATTCATTCACAATTTATTAACGCATATGTTCAAAAATAAAGGTTCGGATTTATTCATCACGGCAGGTTATCCACCAGCAATGAAATTGGACGGCAAATTGACCAAAATCACCGATAAGCCCTTGACCGCCGAGCATACTGAACAAATCGCTCGTTCTATTATGGACGACAAACAAGCCGAAGAATTTTTTGGGACAAACGAATGTAATTTTGCAATTAGTTTGGCGGGTGTATCGCGTTTTCGTGTGAATGCAATGGTGCAACGTGGAGCGGCGGCGTTGGTGTGTCGGGTGATTACCAGCGATATTCCAAAATTTGACAACATGAATTTGCCACCGATTTTGAAACAGGTTGTGATGGAGAAACGTGGTTTGGTGATTTTTGTGGGTGGTACGGGTTCGGGTAAATCTACGTCGTTGGCAGCGATGATTGACTATCGCAACGCCAACAGCTACGGACACATCATTACCATTGAAGACCCAATTGAGTTCGTTCATCCGCATCAAAATTGCATCATCACACAACGTGAAGTGGGCGTGGATACGGCAGATTGGTTTGCAGCACTGAAAAACACCCTGCGTCAAGCACCTGATGTGATTTTGATTGGTGAGATTCGCGACCGCGAAACCATGGATTATGCGTTGGCGTTTGCGGAAACGGGGCATTTGTGTATGGCAACGTTGCACGCGAATAATTCTAACCAAGCACTTGATCGCATCATCAACTTTTTCCCAGAAGAACGCCGCTCCCAATTGTTGAATGATTTATCATTGAATTTGAAAGGTTTTATTTCGCAACGTCTTATTCCCAAAGCCGAAGGCAAGGGGCGCGTGGCGGCGGTGGAGGTGTTGCTCAATTCACCGTTGATTTCGGAGTTGATTTTGCGTGGCGACATTCATGCTGTGAAAGAAATCATGGCAAAATCGCGTGATATTGGTATGCAAACATTTGACCAATCGTTGTTTGATTTGTATGAAGAAAATTTGATTACTTATGAAGAAGCTTTGAAAAATGCGGATTCTGTCAATGACTTGCGCTTGCAAATTCAATTGAACAGTAAGAAAAATAAAACCGCGGGTTCAGATGGCGTGTTGGACAATTTGTTTTTGACTGATTACGAAGAACCCGAAGATGGAACCAAGAAAAAATAA
- a CDS encoding DUF2069 domain-containing protein codes for MINLKKHHLAATCWLGLMLLTILWDGIFSPLQTSYVLMLIKLISLALPLRGILSGRIYTYQYCSMLILLPFMEGVMRLWDAVAWSAWFAGVQVLLSVLFFVLCLIYLKQFKKPKTKKSIE; via the coding sequence ATGATAAATTTAAAAAAACACCATTTGGCGGCAACGTGTTGGTTGGGCTTAATGCTGCTGACGATTTTATGGGACGGCATTTTTTCGCCATTGCAGACGAGTTATGTTTTGATGCTGATTAAATTGATTTCGCTGGCGTTGCCTTTGCGTGGGATTTTATCGGGGCGAATTTACACTTATCAATATTGTTCTATGTTGATTTTATTGCCTTTTATGGAAGGTGTGATGCGGTTGTGGGATGCGGTGGCGTGGAGTGCGTGGTTTGCTGGTGTGCAAGTTTTGCTAAGCGTGTTATTTTTTGTTTTATGTTTGATTTATTTGAAACAATTTAAAAAACCAAAAACCAAAAAATCAATTGAATGA
- the rlmB gene encoding 23S rRNA (guanosine(2251)-2'-O)-methyltransferase RlmB yields MVNQRLIYGFHAINARLWQNAKSIIELYILENKNDVRTREVLEKAAQENVRVHFADTDRLNAMAKGARHQGVVGFIDASKNHVHLEDVLDNLREPAFLLVLDGITDPHNLGACLRTADAMGVHAVIAPKDKSAGLNATVSKVACGAAETVPYITVTNLARTLRELKEYGIWVVGTDMGGEADLFHYDIPQAVAWVMGNEGAGMRRLTREHCDALVSIPMFGTVQSMNISVSAGMVLAETRRQREMKSVQ; encoded by the coding sequence ATGGTAAATCAACGTTTAATTTATGGCTTTCACGCGATTAATGCGCGGTTGTGGCAAAACGCAAAATCCATTATCGAATTGTATATTCTTGAAAATAAAAATGATGTTCGTACCCGAGAAGTGCTCGAAAAAGCTGCGCAAGAAAATGTCCGAGTACATTTTGCCGATACCGACCGCTTGAACGCGATGGCAAAAGGGGCGCGACATCAGGGCGTGGTGGGTTTTATTGATGCGTCAAAAAATCATGTTCATTTGGAAGATGTATTGGATAATTTGCGTGAACCTGCTTTTTTGTTGGTTTTGGACGGTATTACCGACCCACACAATTTAGGTGCGTGTTTGCGGACGGCTGATGCGATGGGTGTTCATGCCGTTATCGCGCCCAAAGACAAAAGTGCAGGTCTGAATGCCACTGTTAGCAAAGTTGCTTGTGGTGCGGCGGAAACCGTCCCCTATATTACGGTTACGAATTTGGCGCGAACCTTGCGCGAATTGAAAGAATACGGCATTTGGGTAGTTGGTACGGATATGGGCGGCGAGGCGGATTTGTTCCACTACGACATCCCACAAGCGGTGGCGTGGGTCATGGGCAATGAAGGTGCGGGGATGCGCCGTTTGACGCGTGAGCATTGTGATGCGTTGGTATCCATTCCGATGTTTGGCACGGTGCAAAGCATGAATATTTCGGTGTCAGCAGGCATGGTTTTGGCGGAAACGCGTCGTCAGCGTGAAATGAAATCAGTCCAATAA
- a CDS encoding formylglycine-generating enzyme family protein → MKIINSILLGATLLFSGSVIVAAGNDMVSIQGGNYRPLYLKKNMPQTFVKPFKIDKFPVTNAQFAQFVHQNPQWQRGKVASRHADGNYLRHWQAQNGVFNPKKSELNYPVTHVSWFAANAYCRAQNKRLPTIDEWEFAGLASEKAKNGSSDPNFSKVILDWYAEGGRRGLRNVGAAKPNYYGVYDMHGLIWEWTEDFNSSLLNAGSADSSLFCGGGSANSTDPSDYAAFMRYGMRTSVQANFTVKNMGFRCVAN, encoded by the coding sequence ATGAAAATCATTAATTCAATTTTATTGGGCGCAACGTTATTGTTTTCAGGCAGCGTTATTGTGGCGGCTGGCAACGACATGGTCAGCATTCAAGGTGGCAATTATCGTCCTTTATATTTGAAAAAAAATATGCCACAAACCTTTGTTAAGCCATTTAAAATAGACAAATTTCCCGTAACCAATGCGCAATTTGCCCAGTTTGTACACCAAAATCCACAATGGCAACGTGGCAAAGTCGCCAGTCGCCATGCTGATGGCAATTATCTGCGTCATTGGCAGGCGCAAAACGGTGTATTTAATCCGAAAAAAAGTGAATTAAATTATCCTGTTACGCATGTTTCTTGGTTTGCTGCCAATGCGTATTGTCGGGCGCAAAATAAGCGTTTACCCACCATAGATGAATGGGAGTTTGCGGGTTTGGCATCGGAGAAAGCCAAAAATGGCAGCAGCGACCCCAATTTCAGCAAAGTGATTTTGGATTGGTACGCTGAAGGCGGTAGGCGCGGTTTACGCAATGTGGGTGCAGCCAAACCCAATTATTACGGTGTTTACGATATGCACGGCTTGATTTGGGAATGGACGGAAGATTTTAACAGCAGTTTGCTCAACGCAGGTTCGGCGGACAGTAGTTTATTTTGCGGTGGCGGTTCAGCCAACAGCACCGACCCCAGCGACTACGCGGCGTTTATGCGTTATGGTATGCGAACCAGCGTGCAAGCCAATTTTACCGTGAAAAACATGGGTTTTCGTTGTGTGGCAAATTGA
- the ubiB gene encoding ubiquinone biosynthesis regulatory protein kinase UbiB produces MNWFSRPTTILKTVYRYGLTDIILPYIHHGWVENLVRRIPQSPEAKKQNMPVRLRLALESLGPIFVKLGQVLSTRPDLIPPAYASELAKLQDKVPPFDATLSRQQIERALGKPIAQLYAEFESEPVASASIAQVHKARLFDGTWVAVKVLRPNLGEVIDQDLALMRFAATWIERLFTDGKRLKPREVVAEFDKYLHDELDLMREAANASQLGRQFEKSNQIIVPKVYFDLCSREVMTIEWMDGTPISDVHALKAQGISLKKLARYGVEIFFTQVFSNGFFHADMHPGNILVAPDGRYIALDFGIVGSLTDYDKRYLAINFLAFFNRDYHRVATAHIESGWVPPDTRAEDLEAAVRTVCEPIFNKPLSEISFGLVLMRLFETSRRFNVEIQPQLVLLQKTLLNIEGLGRQLDPELDLWDTAKPFLVKWMDTQIGPRALLKNLKEEAPDWADILPSIPRKLNQLLDEKRQQEMRDAYLHLIASQRQQNVWLAVIAVVLFLILLLK; encoded by the coding sequence ATGAACTGGTTTTCGCGTCCCACTACCATTCTTAAAACTGTGTACCGTTATGGTTTGACGGATATTATTTTGCCTTATATTCATCATGGTTGGGTGGAAAATTTGGTTCGCCGCATTCCGCAATCGCCTGAAGCGAAAAAACAAAATATGCCTGTGCGTTTGCGTTTGGCATTGGAGAGTTTGGGACCAATTTTTGTGAAATTGGGTCAGGTTTTGTCTACGCGTCCCGATTTGATTCCACCAGCATATGCGTCAGAATTAGCGAAATTGCAAGACAAAGTACCGCCATTTGATGCGACTTTGTCGCGCCAACAAATTGAGCGGGCTTTAGGCAAACCAATTGCGCAATTGTATGCGGAATTTGAAAGCGAACCTGTTGCCAGTGCGTCCATTGCGCAGGTGCATAAGGCGCGGTTATTTGATGGGACTTGGGTGGCGGTGAAGGTGTTGCGTCCAAATTTGGGTGAGGTAATTGACCAAGATTTGGCGTTGATGCGATTTGCGGCGACTTGGATTGAGCGTTTGTTTACCGATGGAAAACGTTTAAAACCGCGTGAAGTGGTGGCGGAATTTGACAAATATTTACATGATGAATTGGATTTGATGCGTGAAGCTGCTAATGCCAGCCAATTGGGTCGTCAATTTGAAAAATCCAATCAAATCATTGTTCCTAAAGTGTATTTTGATTTATGCAGCCGTGAAGTGATGACGATTGAGTGGATGGATGGTACGCCCATTTCAGACGTTCATGCTTTGAAAGCACAAGGAATTAGTTTAAAAAAATTAGCACGTTATGGTGTAGAAATTTTCTTTACGCAAGTATTCAGCAATGGTTTTTTTCATGCAGATATGCACCCTGGTAATATTTTGGTTGCACCTGATGGGCGTTACATTGCATTGGATTTTGGTATTGTGGGCAGCCTGACGGATTACGATAAACGTTATTTGGCGATTAATTTTTTGGCATTTTTTAATCGCGATTATCATCGTGTTGCTACGGCGCATATTGAGAGCGGCTGGGTACCACCTGATACGCGTGCTGAAGATTTGGAAGCGGCAGTGCGTACCGTGTGTGAGCCGATTTTCAATAAACCATTATCGGAGATTTCGTTTGGGTTGGTGTTGATGCGATTATTTGAGACCAGTCGCCGCTTTAATGTAGAGATTCAGCCGCAATTGGTTTTGCTGCAAAAAACTTTATTGAATATTGAAGGACTTGGGCGACAGTTGGATCCTGAATTGGATTTGTGGGATACCGCCAAACCGTTTTTAGTAAAATGGATGGACACGCAAATTGGTCCACGCGCGTTGCTGAAAAATTTGAAAGAAGAAGCCCCAGATTGGGCGGATATTTTGCCCAGTATTCCGCGTAAACTTAACCAGTTGTTGGACGAAAAACGTCAGCAAGAAATGCGTGATGCCTATTTACATTTGATTGCTAGTCAACGACAACAAAATGTGTGGTTGGCGGTCATTGCTGTGGTTTTGTTTTTGATTTTATTGTTGAAATAA